One Lacticaseibacillus rhamnosus genomic window carries:
- the fba gene encoding class II fructose-1,6-bisphosphate aldolase → MPLVNAAELVKAAHKGHYCIGAFNTNNLEWTRAILAGAQELNVPVIIQTSMGAAKYMGGYEFCQTMIEAAVKAMDITVPVVIHLDHGNYEAAKEAIAAGYNSVMFDGHDLDFEDNLEKTKEIVKLAHAKGISVEAEVGSIGGEEDGVVGEGELADVEEAKTLAATGIDFLAAGIGNIHGQYPDNWKGLHFDRLQELNDAVKMPLVLHGGSGIPQEQVQKAITMGISKLNINTECQLAFAKATREYIEAGKDQQGKGFDPRKMLKPGTDAITDTFKEITGWIGNKPVKMVPEAL, encoded by the coding sequence ATGCCATTAGTTAACGCTGCAGAGCTTGTAAAAGCTGCACATAAAGGTCACTACTGTATCGGTGCCTTCAACACCAACAACTTGGAATGGACTCGTGCCATTCTCGCCGGCGCTCAAGAATTGAACGTTCCGGTTATCATCCAGACTTCCATGGGTGCTGCTAAGTACATGGGTGGCTATGAATTTTGCCAAACCATGATCGAAGCTGCCGTTAAAGCCATGGACATCACAGTTCCTGTTGTGATTCACTTGGACCACGGTAACTATGAAGCAGCCAAGGAAGCTATTGCTGCTGGCTACAACTCAGTTATGTTTGACGGCCACGACCTCGACTTTGAAGATAACTTGGAAAAGACCAAGGAAATCGTTAAGCTGGCCCACGCCAAGGGCATTTCCGTTGAAGCTGAAGTTGGTTCCATCGGCGGTGAAGAAGACGGTGTTGTCGGCGAAGGTGAATTAGCTGATGTTGAAGAAGCCAAGACTTTGGCAGCTACCGGGATCGACTTCCTGGCAGCTGGCATTGGTAACATCCACGGCCAATATCCAGACAACTGGAAAGGTCTGCACTTCGACCGCTTACAAGAATTGAACGACGCTGTTAAGATGCCGCTCGTTCTCCACGGTGGTTCCGGTATCCCTCAAGAACAAGTTCAAAAGGCGATCACCATGGGCATTTCCAAGTTGAACATCAACACCGAATGCCAACTTGCCTTTGCTAAGGCAACACGTGAATACATCGAAGCTGGTAAGGATCAACAAGGCAAGGGCTTTGACCCTCGTAAGATGCTCAAGCCAGGCACCGATGCGATCACCGATACCTTCAAGGAAATCACCGGCTGGATTGGCAACAAGCCAGTTAAGATGGTTCCTGAAGCACTTTAA
- a CDS encoding pyruvate oxidase, producing MATKAADQLVSVLMDWQVKHVFGLPGDSIDTTVDALRRQQDKIKFVQVRHEEVAALAAASTAKLTGGLGVCLSIGGPGAIHLLNGLYDAKMDHVPVLALLGQVTTSNLNEGFFQEVNTPKLFDDVAVYNKTVMASDNLGQIVDTAIRTAFTEKGVAVLTIPDDLPDQKETTSYRDSAAAFALNVPEVDPKQLDDVASLLQKSQKPLALIGRGAENAGEAVQKFVEANHIPFIQTMPAKGTVADDHPNSLGNVGKLGTKPAYEAMKATDLLFMIGTNYPYTPYLPDAGQAKCVQIDTQPENLGKRYSVDVAVDGDVGAFLTELNAKGALRDDDRFLKACRKNMESWDKWMAEKRLLDTNPASPEAVFATIDQTAPKDAVYSIDVGTSTSWGARFLNVQPTQKYTISAWLGTMGCGLPGAIAGAEAFPKRQNISVAGDGAFAMVMQDFVTAVKYKLPIIMVVLNNQKLAFIEYEQQSAGQLNYEIDLADMDYAKIAEAAGGVGYTAHSNAEFKEALTKAYQETDKPVLINTYVQDDAPLPGKIVGEEAKGYMKYGSQYLENYWKIPSMPPLKDIMRQFF from the coding sequence ATGGCAACAAAAGCAGCGGATCAGTTAGTCAGCGTCTTGATGGATTGGCAGGTTAAGCATGTGTTTGGCTTGCCTGGTGACTCCATTGACACCACCGTGGATGCTTTACGGCGCCAACAAGATAAGATCAAGTTCGTTCAGGTACGTCATGAAGAAGTCGCCGCACTGGCTGCTGCATCAACGGCTAAGCTGACAGGTGGCCTCGGTGTTTGCTTGTCAATCGGCGGGCCCGGCGCGATTCATCTATTGAATGGCCTGTATGATGCCAAAATGGATCATGTTCCTGTACTGGCATTATTAGGGCAAGTCACAACCAGTAACTTAAATGAAGGCTTTTTCCAGGAAGTCAACACGCCTAAGCTATTCGATGACGTGGCGGTTTACAACAAAACTGTCATGGCATCAGATAATTTAGGCCAGATCGTTGACACGGCCATTCGCACCGCGTTCACGGAAAAAGGCGTTGCGGTGTTGACGATTCCAGACGACTTGCCTGATCAAAAGGAAACCACCAGTTACCGCGACAGTGCAGCGGCGTTTGCCTTGAATGTACCGGAAGTGGATCCTAAGCAGTTGGATGATGTGGCTTCGCTTTTGCAAAAGTCCCAGAAACCTTTAGCCTTGATTGGCCGTGGGGCGGAAAATGCCGGTGAAGCCGTTCAAAAATTTGTTGAAGCGAACCATATCCCGTTTATTCAGACCATGCCGGCGAAAGGAACGGTGGCAGACGATCATCCGAATAGCCTCGGTAATGTCGGCAAGCTCGGGACGAAGCCTGCGTATGAAGCCATGAAGGCAACAGACCTGTTGTTTATGATCGGGACCAATTATCCATACACCCCCTATTTGCCAGATGCAGGGCAGGCTAAGTGTGTCCAGATTGATACGCAGCCGGAGAACTTAGGCAAGCGGTATTCGGTTGATGTTGCCGTGGACGGCGATGTCGGTGCCTTTTTAACCGAACTGAATGCCAAAGGAGCTTTGCGTGATGATGATCGCTTCTTGAAAGCATGCCGGAAGAATATGGAGAGTTGGGACAAATGGATGGCCGAAAAACGGCTACTGGATACGAACCCTGCCTCACCGGAAGCCGTCTTTGCGACAATTGACCAAACGGCGCCTAAAGATGCGGTTTACTCGATTGATGTCGGCACGTCAACGTCTTGGGGTGCCCGTTTTCTGAATGTCCAGCCAACGCAGAAGTATACGATTTCTGCGTGGTTAGGGACGATGGGCTGTGGGCTACCCGGAGCGATTGCAGGTGCCGAGGCATTTCCAAAGCGGCAAAATATCAGCGTGGCCGGTGACGGTGCTTTTGCCATGGTCATGCAGGATTTTGTCACGGCGGTCAAGTATAAGCTGCCAATCATCATGGTGGTTTTGAATAATCAAAAGCTTGCCTTCATTGAATACGAACAACAAAGCGCCGGTCAGTTGAATTATGAAATTGATTTGGCCGACATGGATTACGCCAAAATTGCCGAGGCCGCTGGTGGCGTTGGCTATACCGCACACAGTAATGCTGAATTTAAAGAGGCACTCACCAAAGCCTATCAAGAAACAGACAAGCCGGTTTTGATCAATACCTATGTTCAAGACGACGCGCCACTACCAGGAAAGATTGTTGGTGAAGAAGCGAAAGGCTACATGAAGTATGGCTCCCAGTATCTTGAAAATTATTGGAAGATTCCTTCCATGCCGCCATTGAAAGATATTATGCGGCAATTCTTCTAA
- a CDS encoding serine hydrolase domain-containing protein, giving the protein MHNLQGYQLINKKYQLNGATVLVDAHRMLSYWQNGMADFAKHQPFTLNTTSGLGSLSKQFTANSILLLNAAGKLNIDAPLSDYLPEYRFAKQITLRQMLHMASGIPDYTELLLADYAKKMPDASESHLSYPILEDLNGNDALQQIIELLNQHPLDFAPDAKGAYSNSNYYLLGHIIRQVANMPLRDFLNQHFFEPLAMTKTQLGTQHADANSYDDLDFTNGKPVALGRGHYQGGDGAVVSSLADLAIWARAVLQRRILPESAWDEALTLTHDFYGMGWMKSRTQHWLSHNGHIFGYWAFFDVSFEKQLAQITLTNMSPGVETLKKWQEEMANWRTSL; this is encoded by the coding sequence GTGCATAATCTTCAAGGTTATCAACTAATTAATAAAAAGTATCAACTAAATGGTGCCACTGTTTTGGTCGACGCTCACCGTATGCTGTCATACTGGCAAAACGGTATGGCTGACTTTGCCAAGCATCAGCCGTTTACGCTCAACACCACTAGCGGCTTAGGCTCACTGAGCAAACAGTTCACGGCCAACAGTATCTTATTACTAAATGCCGCGGGAAAACTGAATATCGATGCACCGCTGTCGGACTACTTGCCTGAATATCGTTTCGCCAAACAAATCACCTTGCGTCAGATGCTACATATGGCGAGTGGGATTCCGGATTATACGGAGCTACTGCTGGCCGACTATGCAAAAAAAATGCCCGATGCGAGCGAATCGCATTTAAGTTACCCCATCCTAGAAGATCTCAACGGCAATGACGCCCTTCAGCAGATTATCGAATTGCTCAATCAGCATCCCCTCGACTTTGCGCCGGATGCAAAAGGTGCCTATTCCAATAGTAACTACTACCTTCTGGGACATATTATTAGGCAGGTTGCGAATATGCCATTGCGTGACTTTCTCAACCAACACTTCTTTGAGCCATTGGCGATGACGAAGACTCAACTGGGCACGCAACATGCTGATGCCAATAGTTACGATGATTTGGACTTTACTAACGGCAAACCAGTCGCCCTTGGCCGCGGCCACTACCAAGGTGGAGATGGCGCGGTGGTGAGTTCACTCGCAGACTTGGCCATCTGGGCGCGGGCCGTTTTACAGCGCCGCATTTTGCCGGAATCCGCGTGGGATGAGGCACTGACGCTGACCCACGACTTTTACGGCATGGGTTGGATGAAATCCCGAACACAGCACTGGTTAAGTCACAATGGTCATATTTTCGGTTACTGGGCGTTTTTTGATGTTTCATTTGAAAAGCAATTAGCACAGATTACGCTGACCAACATGTCGCCTGGTGTTGAGACACTCAAAAAATGGCAAGAGGAGATGGCCAACTGGCGCACATCGTTATAG
- a CDS encoding mandelate racemase/muconate lactonizing enzyme family protein: protein MQITAITAHPRPIKLKTPFKLALGELSAITTLIIKIETDTGMTGFGEASPYAPVNGETNETEQAALPTFAAALVGTDPRNLEQVHARMDAVMAGHTALKCGIDVACSDILGKSAGMPLWQLFGGDCNTITTDITIPIGSAEEMAATAQQYVHAGFTALKLKAGNDELADIAAIKAVSAAVGPNVSIKVDANQAWTAAQTRRIMAQLQLPNLIALEQPLPDWQLMEAPALRQELAVPLMLDESVHNAHDASAAVKLGATDLINIKLAKSGGFAGANAINAIAAAAGIGCMVGCNAETRLGTAASAHFIAAHANVRYGDVDSFMLLEETDWLTGGFEADGETLTLSDRPGLGVEVHL, encoded by the coding sequence ATGCAAATTACTGCGATTACCGCTCATCCCCGGCCGATTAAACTCAAAACCCCGTTCAAACTTGCCTTAGGAGAATTGAGTGCGATCACGACTCTCATCATTAAAATTGAAACGGATACTGGCATGACCGGCTTTGGCGAGGCATCACCATATGCACCGGTCAATGGCGAAACGAATGAAACCGAGCAAGCTGCTTTACCAACATTTGCCGCAGCACTAGTGGGCACTGATCCGCGCAATCTCGAACAAGTCCATGCGCGCATGGATGCGGTGATGGCCGGTCACACTGCCTTAAAGTGCGGGATTGACGTTGCCTGCAGCGATATTTTGGGAAAATCGGCTGGCATGCCGCTTTGGCAATTGTTCGGTGGCGACTGCAACACCATTACCACCGATATCACGATTCCCATCGGCTCAGCTGAAGAAATGGCAGCAACAGCCCAACAATATGTACACGCCGGATTCACCGCCTTAAAGTTAAAGGCAGGTAACGATGAACTTGCCGATATCGCGGCTATCAAAGCGGTCAGTGCAGCAGTCGGTCCTAACGTTTCCATTAAGGTCGATGCCAACCAAGCTTGGACCGCCGCCCAAACCCGCCGCATCATGGCTCAATTGCAACTTCCCAACCTCATCGCCCTCGAACAACCATTACCGGATTGGCAACTCATGGAAGCCCCAGCACTTCGCCAAGAACTCGCGGTGCCGTTGATGCTTGATGAAAGTGTTCACAACGCACATGATGCCAGTGCCGCGGTTAAACTCGGTGCAACTGACCTGATCAATATTAAATTAGCCAAATCAGGCGGTTTTGCAGGCGCCAACGCTATCAATGCCATCGCCGCAGCAGCCGGGATTGGGTGTATGGTCGGCTGCAACGCCGAAACCCGCCTAGGAACCGCCGCCTCCGCCCACTTTATCGCAGCCCACGCCAATGTTCGTTACGGCGATGTCGATAGCTTCATGCTGCTAGAAGAAACCGATTGGCTCACTGGCGGGTTTGAAGCAGACGGAGAAACCTTAACCTTGTCTGATCGGCCGGGATTAGGTGTTGAAGTTCATTTATAG
- a CDS encoding class I SAM-dependent methyltransferase, which translates to MTAIYDDPDFFKAYSQMDRSKKGLAGAGEWHELKTVLPDFTGKRVLDLGCGYGWHCRYAAEHGAKTVLGIDTSAKMLAEAATMTHDQPIVYQQMDMQAIDQLPGSFDVILSSLAIHYIADYAGLVQKISAKLPVDGQFIMSVEHPVFTAQGDETWIKDDRGHNLYWPVDRYFAEGQRETEFLDHRIQKYHRTLTTYLNTLLDHHLRLDRVIEPTPTAAMVRDIPGMADELRRPMMLIVATTKTA; encoded by the coding sequence ATGACAGCTATTTATGATGATCCGGATTTTTTCAAGGCTTATAGTCAAATGGATCGCTCGAAAAAAGGTTTAGCCGGCGCTGGCGAGTGGCACGAGTTGAAAACGGTGCTGCCGGACTTTACCGGTAAACGGGTACTCGATCTGGGGTGTGGCTATGGGTGGCACTGTCGATACGCCGCTGAGCATGGGGCCAAAACGGTGCTAGGAATTGATACTTCCGCCAAAATGCTGGCCGAAGCCGCGACGATGACCCACGATCAACCCATCGTTTATCAACAAATGGATATGCAGGCCATTGATCAATTGCCAGGATCTTTTGATGTCATCTTAAGTTCACTGGCCATTCATTACATTGCTGATTATGCAGGTCTGGTTCAAAAAATCAGTGCCAAATTACCCGTGGACGGCCAGTTTATCATGTCAGTGGAACATCCGGTTTTTACGGCTCAAGGTGACGAGACATGGATCAAAGATGATCGCGGGCATAACCTTTATTGGCCGGTAGATCGATATTTTGCGGAAGGTCAGCGTGAAACCGAGTTTTTGGACCACCGCATTCAAAAATACCACCGGACGTTGACGACCTATTTGAATACGCTGCTTGATCATCACTTACGCTTGGATCGTGTGATTGAACCGACGCCCACTGCCGCGATGGTGCGGGATATTCCCGGTATGGCTGATGAGCTGCGGCGACCGATGATGTTAATTGTGGCTACGACTAAAACCGCTTGA
- a CDS encoding gamma-glutamyl-gamma-aminobutyrate hydrolase family protein yields the protein MKFKIGIPTDELIEINPIMPNNHPAYAPHDVKEAFIKLGAIPLIIAFPDDVSKVDQLAQDYVQLIDGLMLPGGPDVDPTFYGEEPHPKIGMTLYQKDRFEIALIKAALAADKPIFGICRGIQIMNVAMGGTLYQDLESQYPELKIQHPQATLGQFATHHVELTAGSKLAKLYGQSTIKVNSRHHQAVKAVGKGLKVTAVAPDGVIEGMESTDTDLFLGVQWHPENMWQQEDPQQLVVFQDFLDRIAAHRK from the coding sequence GTGAAATTTAAGATTGGTATTCCCACCGATGAACTCATTGAAATTAATCCTATCATGCCGAACAATCATCCGGCTTATGCACCACATGATGTCAAAGAAGCTTTCATTAAATTAGGCGCGATACCGTTGATCATCGCTTTTCCGGATGATGTCAGCAAGGTTGACCAGCTGGCACAAGATTATGTGCAGCTGATTGACGGCCTGATGTTGCCAGGTGGACCGGATGTGGACCCAACGTTTTACGGGGAAGAGCCACATCCGAAGATTGGGATGACGCTGTACCAGAAAGATCGTTTTGAAATTGCCTTGATTAAGGCGGCGTTGGCTGCGGACAAGCCGATTTTCGGCATTTGCCGCGGGATTCAGATTATGAACGTGGCGATGGGTGGAACGTTGTATCAGGATCTTGAGAGTCAGTATCCGGAGTTGAAAATCCAACACCCACAAGCCACACTGGGGCAATTTGCGACCCACCATGTCGAATTGACCGCTGGCAGCAAATTGGCCAAGCTTTACGGGCAGTCAACGATTAAAGTTAACTCGCGCCATCACCAAGCTGTTAAAGCGGTGGGTAAGGGATTGAAAGTGACGGCGGTTGCACCGGATGGCGTGATTGAAGGCATGGAATCCACAGATACCGATCTCTTCCTCGGCGTTCAATGGCATCCGGAAAACATGTGGCAACAGGAAGATCCGCAGCAGTTAGTTGTCTTTCAGGACTTTCTGGATCGAATCGCTGCTCATCGCAAGTAA
- a CDS encoding nucleotidyl transferase AbiEii/AbiGii toxin family protein, giving the protein MPPYANLSPQMIANRINKSADSLGVPRQDLQLLFRLQELLRQISESKYRSDFVFKGGFEIMTLIGAPLRTTTDLDVTLNHYSLNADELKKIFFDIFEHAEGPIHFEITQVKSEMNENKYPGFRLGVIGTMGKTRSKLNIDISTGDVIYPNPIKFVHTNFIDAHDKITINAFPQEQIMADKLITIYQKGPNNTRAKDFYDIWALSTLISIDLDHQQLIKAFHETAKAKKIGNLTLSQGEAILEELKTAPGMALSWKSYQQTKKFAQDIRFTRVLDSARKQLTQIFSAPQTEK; this is encoded by the coding sequence ATGCCGCCGTATGCTAATCTATCTCCCCAAATGATTGCTAATCGCATTAACAAATCAGCAGATTCTCTTGGAGTGCCGCGTCAGGACCTACAGCTGCTCTTTCGACTGCAGGAACTTTTGCGCCAGATTTCTGAATCAAAGTACAGAAGTGATTTTGTCTTTAAAGGGGGCTTTGAGATTATGACATTAATCGGCGCCCCCTTACGAACAACAACTGATCTCGACGTAACTTTAAATCATTACAGCTTAAACGCTGACGAACTCAAAAAAATCTTTTTTGACATCTTTGAGCACGCGGAAGGACCAATTCATTTTGAAATCACGCAAGTAAAGTCAGAAATGAATGAAAATAAATATCCCGGATTCCGCTTGGGTGTCATTGGAACAATGGGAAAAACACGATCAAAACTGAATATTGATATTTCAACAGGTGACGTGATTTACCCTAATCCAATAAAGTTTGTGCATACTAACTTTATTGACGCGCATGACAAAATTACAATAAACGCCTTTCCTCAAGAACAAATCATGGCTGATAAATTGATAACGATCTACCAAAAGGGTCCCAACAATACCAGAGCCAAAGACTTCTATGACATTTGGGCTCTCAGTACACTAATATCAATCGACTTAGACCATCAACAGTTGATCAAAGCCTTTCACGAAACAGCTAAAGCAAAAAAGATCGGTAATCTCACGTTAAGTCAGGGAGAAGCCATACTCGAAGAACTCAAAACAGCACCTGGAATGGCACTATCTTGGAAAAGCTATCAGCAAACAAAGAAATTTGCGCAAGATATCCGCTTTACTCGCGTGTTAGACAGTGCAAGGAAACAACTTACCCAAATTTTTAGCGCGCCGCAAACCGAGAAATAG
- a CDS encoding type IV toxin-antitoxin system AbiEi family antitoxin domain-containing protein, which produces MGVASGLNALLQEHHTFVSGTAKRFGVSSSTLNQAVKNGKILREARGVYVENGYTWDDFEVLSQRYTKGVFALDTALFLHGLTDQLPDRFIMAFPHGYSNPRLAEHGIVPIYYVPDRYFPGITSVQTPNMGLVPAYSVERTLLEFWERSDVAPYSRKEAINNYMYEYGNNVNSYKRLKKLKEQLYPQSDIFKLLEVLA; this is translated from the coding sequence ATGGGTGTTGCGAGCGGCCTCAATGCGTTATTACAGGAACATCACACTTTTGTTAGCGGCACAGCCAAGCGTTTTGGTGTCTCCTCCTCTACGCTTAATCAAGCCGTCAAAAATGGAAAAATCTTGCGAGAGGCGCGCGGCGTTTATGTTGAGAACGGGTACACATGGGATGACTTTGAAGTTTTATCGCAGCGCTATACAAAAGGCGTCTTTGCTCTTGATACAGCCTTGTTTCTGCATGGATTAACCGATCAACTGCCTGACCGATTCATCATGGCTTTTCCACATGGTTACAGTAATCCCCGTTTAGCTGAGCATGGTATTGTGCCGATTTACTATGTCCCCGACCGTTATTTTCCAGGTATCACATCAGTCCAAACGCCCAACATGGGACTAGTGCCGGCTTATTCGGTGGAACGAACCTTACTTGAATTCTGGGAACGATCAGATGTTGCCCCATACTCGCGCAAAGAAGCAATTAACAATTACATGTACGAATATGGCAATAACGTCAATTCCTATAAGCGGCTTAAAAAACTTAAAGAGCAACTATATCCGCAGAGCGACATCTTTAAATTACTGGAGGTACTAGCCTAA
- a CDS encoding glutamine synthetase family protein, with the protein MNEEAVIEQLTEKQTELIEFLYVDYNGLTRGKVIPLASLKAKLADGIGLTKATLNVSERDTILPVQDMTPIGELRLVGDPASAHVLPYMPQVATLMGDIYNLDKTPYASDPRSILKRVVEQLADAGFSVKMTYENEFELFTGDKDHREPAMPRVAFSTESMDFAYPFILKAINQLQQVGIMPNAYYPEGGIGQHELSMLPQDPVTAADNEVIYKRIIKNTAKDFDLYASFAPKPLVDSAGSGAHIHFSLWQDQKDAFFDDDAPMHLSQTGQYFVGGILKHIQGLLALTCPSVNSYQRLAPGHWSSAYATYGQDNREAAVRIPSTAWSDPASSMNIELKASDATANPYLAFAGLLAAGLDGITHQLQPGDYCDVDPASLSDAERAAKGIRRLPRTLGQAVDAFVADPLFQDLFGAQLVDAYAKIKREDDHYYGKLELEKIAALHRELY; encoded by the coding sequence ATGAATGAAGAAGCTGTGATTGAGCAATTGACAGAAAAGCAAACCGAGCTGATCGAGTTTCTGTATGTGGATTATAACGGCCTGACACGAGGAAAGGTGATTCCACTAGCAAGTTTGAAAGCTAAACTGGCAGATGGCATTGGCTTGACCAAGGCAACCTTGAATGTCAGCGAGCGCGATACGATTTTACCGGTGCAGGATATGACGCCAATCGGGGAGTTGCGGCTGGTTGGCGATCCGGCTTCGGCCCATGTGCTGCCATATATGCCGCAAGTAGCCACTTTAATGGGTGACATTTATAACCTCGATAAAACGCCTTATGCATCAGATCCGCGGTCGATATTGAAGCGTGTTGTTGAGCAGCTTGCGGATGCTGGGTTCAGTGTGAAAATGACCTATGAAAACGAGTTTGAGTTATTTACTGGCGACAAGGATCATCGGGAGCCTGCGATGCCGCGGGTTGCTTTTTCAACTGAGTCAATGGACTTTGCTTATCCTTTTATTCTCAAAGCGATTAATCAGCTTCAACAAGTCGGGATTATGCCGAATGCGTATTATCCGGAAGGCGGGATTGGCCAGCATGAATTGAGCATGTTGCCGCAAGATCCGGTAACGGCCGCGGATAATGAAGTGATTTATAAGCGGATTATCAAAAATACGGCTAAGGATTTCGATCTCTATGCATCCTTTGCACCAAAACCGCTTGTGGATTCGGCTGGCTCCGGAGCGCACATTCACTTTTCGTTGTGGCAAGACCAAAAAGATGCTTTTTTTGATGACGATGCGCCGATGCATTTGTCGCAGACCGGTCAGTATTTTGTGGGGGGCATTTTGAAACATATTCAAGGTTTGCTGGCATTAACCTGTCCGTCAGTCAATTCGTATCAACGCCTCGCCCCGGGACATTGGAGTAGTGCTTATGCGACATATGGTCAGGATAATCGCGAAGCCGCCGTGCGAATTCCGTCAACGGCCTGGAGCGATCCAGCCAGCTCGATGAACATTGAATTAAAAGCGAGTGACGCCACGGCCAATCCATACTTAGCGTTTGCAGGGCTATTAGCGGCCGGACTTGATGGCATCACCCACCAACTGCAACCTGGTGACTATTGCGATGTCGATCCGGCCAGCCTTAGCGATGCGGAACGCGCGGCAAAAGGTATCCGACGCTTGCCGCGAACATTAGGTCAGGCAGTTGATGCATTTGTGGCGGATCCGCTATTTCAGGATTTGTTCGGCGCTCAGCTGGTAGATGCTTATGCAAAAATCAAGCGTGAAGATGACCACTACTATGGCAAGTTGGAACTGGAAAAGATTGCCGCATTGCATCGGGAATTGTATTGA
- a CDS encoding amidohydrolase family protein has translation MDDLTEFVDQVPLLDHHCHFLINGKVPDRDERLAQVSTEADNDYPLADTKNRLAYHGFLALAKQFALDAKHPLAAMNDPGYATYNQRIFSYYHFQELLIDTGFVPDDAILDLDETAKLTGVPVKAIYRLETHAEALMLQHDNFAAWWQALRDDIRQAKERGFVGFKSIAAYRVGLHIEPVNLMEAAAGFDTWKQSGETRLTSKPLIDYILYHAAPLIIAQDLPLQFHVGYGDADTDMYLGNPLLMRDFLNAFAKKGLKVVLLHCYPYQREAGYLASVFPNLYFDISLLDNLGPSGVRRVFNEAVELAPYTRILFASDASTYPEMYGLAAQQFKQALIAHFSPLPFVDLAQKKAWINAICWETAAKLYHQEDEFKPTDPHR, from the coding sequence TTGGACGACTTAACGGAATTTGTCGACCAAGTCCCATTGTTGGACCATCACTGTCACTTTTTGATTAATGGCAAAGTGCCGGATCGGGATGAACGATTGGCACAGGTTTCGACTGAAGCGGATAATGATTATCCCTTAGCCGATACCAAAAACCGCCTTGCTTATCATGGCTTTTTGGCTTTAGCAAAGCAGTTTGCCCTTGATGCCAAGCACCCGTTAGCAGCGATGAATGATCCGGGGTATGCAACCTATAATCAGCGCATTTTTAGCTATTATCATTTTCAGGAGTTGTTGATTGATACTGGATTTGTGCCCGATGATGCGATTTTGGATTTAGATGAAACCGCTAAATTGACTGGGGTTCCGGTTAAAGCCATTTATCGGCTGGAGACGCATGCTGAAGCGCTGATGTTGCAGCATGATAACTTTGCTGCGTGGTGGCAGGCGTTGCGTGATGATATTCGCCAAGCTAAAGAACGTGGTTTTGTCGGATTTAAGTCGATTGCGGCTTACCGCGTGGGCTTGCACATTGAGCCGGTTAATCTGATGGAAGCGGCAGCAGGGTTTGATACCTGGAAACAGTCTGGTGAAACCCGGCTGACGTCAAAGCCGTTGATTGATTACATCTTGTACCACGCGGCGCCGCTAATTATCGCCCAAGACCTGCCGCTTCAGTTTCATGTTGGTTATGGCGACGCGGATACGGATATGTATCTAGGTAACCCGCTGTTGATGCGCGACTTTTTAAATGCGTTTGCGAAAAAAGGGCTTAAAGTCGTTTTATTACATTGTTACCCGTATCAGCGGGAGGCTGGTTATCTCGCCAGTGTCTTTCCAAATTTGTATTTTGATATTTCGCTGTTGGACAATCTTGGTCCCAGCGGCGTGCGGCGGGTGTTCAATGAGGCAGTTGAACTGGCGCCGTATACCCGGATACTATTTGCGTCTGATGCGAGCACGTATCCGGAAATGTACGGCTTAGCGGCGCAGCAATTTAAGCAGGCACTCATCGCGCATTTTTCACCGTTGCCATTTGTCGATTTAGCCCAGAAAAAAGCGTGGATCAACGCCATCTGCTGGGAAACCGCGGCTAAGCTCTACCACCAAGAGGATGAGTTTAAGCCCACAGATCCGCACCGCTAA